A genomic segment from Malus domestica chromosome 05, GDT2T_hap1 encodes:
- the LOC114824813 gene encoding uncharacterized protein yields MAFPYTSTSIVPSELSEQRGANISDSNTNMFQAPTNQPSRGSFDGPVAIFWDIENCPVPSDVRPEDVAGNIRMALQVHPIIKGAVMTFSAYGDFNGFPRRLREGCQRTGVRLIDVPNGRKDAADKAILVDMFLFALDNPPPSSIMLISGDVDFAPALHILGQRGYIVILVIPSGVGVSSALSNAGKFVWDWPSVARGDGFVPSTKVLMHPRGGHTDISGYLMGCHINDNVDIQNEEEAILYKGISQSYYNSRDFSIVSQSLSEFNSSSVMVPCCPAASRSHSLPSGLNEVSAGPTTSGDQNESTWWVQPGDLNGLKGQLVRLLELSGGCMPLMKVPTEYQKVFGRPLYVSEYGAFKLVNLFRKLGDTMAVEGKGNKRFVYLRNCKTGTSAPPLVLLKRDNKKGKGTQEECMDITTGNGSSDEFSEEERVVVEEYDETSQGKTNVRTVGECGIDDPSLENFKYELQEILVSYSCRIFLGCFEEVYQQRYKKTLDYRKFGVNQLEQLFEKVTDVVVLLEEPVGKRKFLAASGGYKN; encoded by the coding sequence ATGGCTTTCccatatacatcaacatcaatAGTGCCTTCAGAACTGTCAGAGCAAAGAGGAGCAAATATATCAGATTCAAACACAAACATGTTTCAAGCTCCAACAAACCAGCCCAGCCGAGGCTCCTTTGATGGTCCTGTGGCTATCTTTTGGGATATTGAGAACTGCCCTGTCCCTAGTGATGTCCGTCCAGAAGATGTAGCTGGTAATATCAGAATGGCTTTACAGGTGCATCCCATAATTAAAGGAGCAGTTATGACGTTTTCTGCTTATGGGGACTTTAATGGCTTCCCTAGACGACTCCGCGAGGGATGCCAGAGAACTGGTGTTAGACTAATTGATGTTCCAAATGGAAGAAAGGATGCTGCTGACAAAGCTATCCTGGTTGATATGTTCCTGTTTGCCCTTGACAatcctccaccttcttccatcATGCTCATCTCCGGGGATGTTGATTTTGCTCCAGCACTTCATATACTTGGGCAACGTGGATATATTGTTATCCTGGTAATCCCATCTGGAGTTGGTGTTTCATCTGCTCTCAGCAATGCTGGTAAGTTCGTGTGGGACTGGCCTAGTGTGGCTCGTGGAGACGGCTTTGTGCCTTCTACTAAAGTTTTAATGCATCCTCGTGGGGGTCACACTGATATTTCTGGGTATCTTATGGGTTGCCATATCAATGATAATGTGGATAtccaaaatgaagaagaagctatCTTGTATAAGGGAATATCACAAAGCTATTACAactcgagagatttttcaatagtCTCACAATCACTATCTGAATTCAACAGTAGTTCCGTAATGGTGCCTTGCTGTCCTGCTGCTTCAAGGTCACACAGTCTCCCGTCTGGTCTCAATGAAGTTTCTGCTGGGCCTACAACATCTGGTGATCAAAATGAATCTACTTGGTGGGTCCAGCCAGGGGACCTAAATGGTCTGAAGGGACAGCTTGTAAGACTGCTTGAGCTATCGGGAGGTTGCATGCCTCTTATGAAAGTTCCAACCGAGTATCAGAAAGTTTTTGGAAGGCCTCTTTATGTATCAGAGTATGGTGCATTCAAGCTCGTAAATCTGTTCAGGAAGTTGGGTGACACAATGGCTGTAGAGGGAAAAGGGAACAAGAGATTTGTCTACCTCCGGAACTGTAAAACGGGCACTAGTGCACCACCTTTGGTTTTGTTAAAGAGGGATAACAAGAAAGGGAAGGGGACTCAAGAAGAGTGCATGGATATTACTACAGGCAATGGCTCATCAGATGAGTTCTCAGAGGAGGAAAGAGTTGTTGTAGAAGAATACGATGAGACGAGCCAAGGAAAGACCAATGTGAGAACAGTAGGTGAATGTGGAATTGATGATCCTAGTCTGGAGAATTTCAAATATGAGCTGCAAGAGATTCTTGTAAGCTACTCTTGTCGGATTTTCTTGGGTTGCTTTGAGGAGGTCTACCAGCAGAGGTATAAAAAGACACTGGACTATCGGAAGTTTGGAGTTAATCAGCTAGAGCAACTGTTTGAGAAGGTGACAGATGTGGTGGTGTTGCTTGAAGAACCAGTTGGCAAGAGGAAGTTCCTGGCTGCAAGTGGTGGCTATAAAAATTAA
- the LOC103420101 gene encoding probable receptor-like protein kinase At1g49730 isoform X4, producing MAAYGPGFLLGFLAFLGMQLLPQIMAECPLNLSGSNVTQAASLCSNKEDRGKCCRYINAFIAVSIAQYANVTSNLGVPSNLSDICLHSISQTLVLYGVPRNATAFCGFGTKIPVNYECKGRTTVTQMLQSPKFFDVMANCKVPLSEETKCKKCLNSGIVYLHRLLGTEDNITLSTCRDATFAALASQLDDASAIDMASCFFQIQGLNNILPEPSPSSTPKASPSPFVAASPGQHLLGPPQNETHHSYHLTLVPGIGIAVTAVAVMMLLVLMVLIRKKNRELLDSESMDQKSSKSFHSPRPMRKFQEGPPSMFRKFSYKEIKKATENFNTIIGQGGFGTVYKAHFSDGLAIAVKRMSKVSEQGEHEFCREIVLLARLHHRHLVALRGFCSEKRERFLMYEYMENGSLKDHLHSPNRTPLSWRTRIHIAIDVANALEYLHFYCDPPLCHRDIKSSNILLDDNFVAKVADFGLAQASKDGSICFEPVNTDIRGTPGYMDPEYVVTQELTEKSDVYSYGVLLLELVTARRAIQDNRNLVEWSQKYMESELSLPDLVDPSIRDSFDLDQLQTIVSIMRWCTQKEGCDRPSIKQVLRLLYESSDPMHSGFLAAVEDEEYEEAEGRGRTSKGKMHRTDMIFHSGDGRYLASSSSTSRSYCSRSFMLENGSPQSPPNILSV from the exons ATGGCTGCGTACGGACCTGGATTTCTTCTGGGTTTTCTTGCATTTCTGGGAATGCAGCTTCTCCCTCAAATAATGGCAG AATGCCCCTTAAATTTGAGTGGATCAAACGTTACTCAGGCAGCCTCTTTGTGCTCTAATAAAGAAGACAGAGGAAAGTGTTGCCGCTATATAAATGCTTTCATTGCAGTTTCTATTGCTCAGTATGCAAATGTGACAAGCAACTTGGGCGTTCCTTCAAATTTATCTGACATATGCCTCCATTCCATATCACAAACCTTAGTACTGTATGGAGTTCCCAGAAATGCAACAGCTTTCTGTGGGTTTGGGACAAAAATTCCAGTAAATTATGAGTGTAAGGGTCGAACAACTGTCACACAAATGCTGCAGTCTCCAAAGTTCTTTGATGTCATGGCAAATTGCAAAGTACCACTTTCTGAGGAAACTAAATGCAAGAAGTGTTTAAATTCTGGCATCGTATATCTTCATCGTCTATTAGGAACAGAAGATAATATAACTTTGAGTACCTGCCGTGATGCAACTTTTGCTGCATTGGCAAGCCAACTTGATGATGCTTCAGCTATTGACATGGCAAGCTGTTTCTTTCAAATCCAGGGGCTCAACAACATCCTACCAG AGCCATCGCCATCCTCCACCCCGAAGGCTTCTCCAAGTCCTTTTGTGGCTGCTAGCCCAGGCCAACACTTGTTGGGTCCACCCCAAAATGAAACACATCATTCCTACCACCTTACATTGGTTCCAGGTATTGGCATTGCAGTAACAGCTGTCGCTGTAATGATGCTTTTAGTCTTGATGGTTCTCATTCGTAAGAAAAACAGAGAGTTACTGGATTCTGAGAGTATGGatcaaaaatcatcaaaatccttTCACTCGCCTCGTCCTATGAGGAAATTTCAGGAAG GTCCTCCATCTATGTTTCGGAAATTCAGCTACAAGGAGATAAAGAAGGCGACTGAAAACTTCAACACAATTATTGGACAAGGGGGATTTGGAACTGTGTACAAAGCTCACTTTAGTGATGGTTTAGCAATAGCAGTTAAGCGAATGAGCAAAGTGTCAGAGCAGGGAGAACATGAGTTCTGCCGAGAGATAGTGCTTCTAGCCAGATTGCATCATCGTCATCTTGTTGCTCTGAGGGGCTTTTGCAGCGAGAAGCGTGAGAG GTTTCTCATGTATGAATACATGGAAAATGGTAGCTTGAAGGACCATCTTCACT CTCCAAATAGGACTCCTCTAAGTTGGCGGACTAGAATCCATATTGCCATTGACGTAGCTAACGCTCTG GAGTATCTCCATTTCTATTGTGATCCTCCTCTTTGCCATAGAGATATTAAGTCCAGCAATATCTTACTGGATGATAATTTTGTTGCCAAG GTTGCAGATTTTGGCCTTGCTCAGGCTTCAAAAGATGGTTCTATTTGCTTTGAACCAGTAAATACGGATATCCGGGGAACTCCAG GTTATATGGATCCGGAGTACGTGGTTACCCAAGAGCTGACGGAGAAAAGTGATGTATACAGCTATGGTGTGTTACTGTTGGAGCTAGTAACTGCAAGGCGAGCAATACAAGACAACAGGAATTTGGTAGAATGGTCACAAAAGTACATGGAATCTGAATTAAGCTTACCTGATCTGGTGGATCCCAGTATACGAGATTCATTTGATTTGGATCAGCTCCAAACGATTGTGTCTATCATGAGATGGTGCACCCAGAAAGAAGGCTGTGATAGGCCTTCAATCAAACAGGTGCTTAGGCTTTTGTACGAGAGTTCAGACCCAATGCATAGTGGGTTCCTAGCAGCCGTGGAAGATGAAGAGTACGAAGAGGcggaaggaagaggaaggacTAGTAAGGGGAAGATGCATAGGACTGACATGATTTTTCATAGCGGGGATGGGAGGTATCTCGCTTCTTCTTCGAGTACATCCAGGTCTTATTGTAGTAGAAGCTTCATGCTTGAAAATGGCTCGCCACAATCCCCTCCGAATATTCTCTCCGTTTGA
- the LOC103420101 gene encoding probable receptor-like protein kinase At1g49730 isoform X3, with amino-acid sequence MAAYGPGFLLGFLAFLGMQLLPQIMAECPLNLSGSNVTQAASLCSNKEDRGKCCRYINAFIAVSIAQYANVTSNLGVPSNLSDICLHSISQTLVLYGVPRNATAFCGFGTKIPVNYECKGRTTVTQMLQSPKFFDVMANCKVPLSEETKCKKCLNSGIVYLHRLLGTEDNITLSTCRDATFAALASQLDDASAIDMASCFFQIQGLNNILPVSEPSPSSTPKASPSPFVAASPGQHLLGPPQNETHHSYHLTLVPGIGIAVTAVAVMMLLVLMVLIRKKNRELLDSESMDQKSSKSFHSPRPMRKFQEGPPSMFRKFSYKEIKKATENFNTIIGQGGFGTVYKAHFSDGLAIAVKRMSKVSEQGEHEFCREIVLLARLHHRHLVALRGFCSEKRERFLMYEYMENGSLKDHLHSPNRTPLSWRTRIHIAIDVANALEYLHFYCDPPLCHRDIKSSNILLDDNFVAKVADFGLAQASKDGSICFEPVNTDIRGTPGYMDPEYVVTQELTEKSDVYSYGVLLLELVTARRAIQDNRNLVEWSQKYMESELSLPDLVDPSIRDSFDLDQLQTIVSIMRWCTQKEGCDRPSIKQVLRLLYESSDPMHSGFLAAVEDEEYEEAEGRGRTSKGKMHRTDMIFHSGDGRYLASSSSTSRSYCSRSFMLENGSPQSPPNILSV; translated from the exons ATGGCTGCGTACGGACCTGGATTTCTTCTGGGTTTTCTTGCATTTCTGGGAATGCAGCTTCTCCCTCAAATAATGGCAG AATGCCCCTTAAATTTGAGTGGATCAAACGTTACTCAGGCAGCCTCTTTGTGCTCTAATAAAGAAGACAGAGGAAAGTGTTGCCGCTATATAAATGCTTTCATTGCAGTTTCTATTGCTCAGTATGCAAATGTGACAAGCAACTTGGGCGTTCCTTCAAATTTATCTGACATATGCCTCCATTCCATATCACAAACCTTAGTACTGTATGGAGTTCCCAGAAATGCAACAGCTTTCTGTGGGTTTGGGACAAAAATTCCAGTAAATTATGAGTGTAAGGGTCGAACAACTGTCACACAAATGCTGCAGTCTCCAAAGTTCTTTGATGTCATGGCAAATTGCAAAGTACCACTTTCTGAGGAAACTAAATGCAAGAAGTGTTTAAATTCTGGCATCGTATATCTTCATCGTCTATTAGGAACAGAAGATAATATAACTTTGAGTACCTGCCGTGATGCAACTTTTGCTGCATTGGCAAGCCAACTTGATGATGCTTCAGCTATTGACATGGCAAGCTGTTTCTTTCAAATCCAGGGGCTCAACAACATCCTACCAG TTTCAGAGCCATCGCCATCCTCCACCCCGAAGGCTTCTCCAAGTCCTTTTGTGGCTGCTAGCCCAGGCCAACACTTGTTGGGTCCACCCCAAAATGAAACACATCATTCCTACCACCTTACATTGGTTCCAGGTATTGGCATTGCAGTAACAGCTGTCGCTGTAATGATGCTTTTAGTCTTGATGGTTCTCATTCGTAAGAAAAACAGAGAGTTACTGGATTCTGAGAGTATGGatcaaaaatcatcaaaatccttTCACTCGCCTCGTCCTATGAGGAAATTTCAGGAAG GTCCTCCATCTATGTTTCGGAAATTCAGCTACAAGGAGATAAAGAAGGCGACTGAAAACTTCAACACAATTATTGGACAAGGGGGATTTGGAACTGTGTACAAAGCTCACTTTAGTGATGGTTTAGCAATAGCAGTTAAGCGAATGAGCAAAGTGTCAGAGCAGGGAGAACATGAGTTCTGCCGAGAGATAGTGCTTCTAGCCAGATTGCATCATCGTCATCTTGTTGCTCTGAGGGGCTTTTGCAGCGAGAAGCGTGAGAG GTTTCTCATGTATGAATACATGGAAAATGGTAGCTTGAAGGACCATCTTCACT CTCCAAATAGGACTCCTCTAAGTTGGCGGACTAGAATCCATATTGCCATTGACGTAGCTAACGCTCTG GAGTATCTCCATTTCTATTGTGATCCTCCTCTTTGCCATAGAGATATTAAGTCCAGCAATATCTTACTGGATGATAATTTTGTTGCCAAG GTTGCAGATTTTGGCCTTGCTCAGGCTTCAAAAGATGGTTCTATTTGCTTTGAACCAGTAAATACGGATATCCGGGGAACTCCAG GTTATATGGATCCGGAGTACGTGGTTACCCAAGAGCTGACGGAGAAAAGTGATGTATACAGCTATGGTGTGTTACTGTTGGAGCTAGTAACTGCAAGGCGAGCAATACAAGACAACAGGAATTTGGTAGAATGGTCACAAAAGTACATGGAATCTGAATTAAGCTTACCTGATCTGGTGGATCCCAGTATACGAGATTCATTTGATTTGGATCAGCTCCAAACGATTGTGTCTATCATGAGATGGTGCACCCAGAAAGAAGGCTGTGATAGGCCTTCAATCAAACAGGTGCTTAGGCTTTTGTACGAGAGTTCAGACCCAATGCATAGTGGGTTCCTAGCAGCCGTGGAAGATGAAGAGTACGAAGAGGcggaaggaagaggaaggacTAGTAAGGGGAAGATGCATAGGACTGACATGATTTTTCATAGCGGGGATGGGAGGTATCTCGCTTCTTCTTCGAGTACATCCAGGTCTTATTGTAGTAGAAGCTTCATGCTTGAAAATGGCTCGCCACAATCCCCTCCGAATATTCTCTCCGTTTGA
- the LOC103420101 gene encoding probable receptor-like protein kinase At1g49730 isoform X2 yields the protein MAAYGPGFLLGFLAFLGMQLLPQIMAVYTFAECPLNLSGSNVTQAASLCSNKEDRGKCCRYINAFIAVSIAQYANVTSNLGVPSNLSDICLHSISQTLVLYGVPRNATAFCGFGTKIPVNYECKGRTTVTQMLQSPKFFDVMANCKVPLSEETKCKKCLNSGIVYLHRLLGTEDNITLSTCRDATFAALASQLDDASAIDMASCFFQIQGLNNILPEPSPSSTPKASPSPFVAASPGQHLLGPPQNETHHSYHLTLVPGIGIAVTAVAVMMLLVLMVLIRKKNRELLDSESMDQKSSKSFHSPRPMRKFQEGPPSMFRKFSYKEIKKATENFNTIIGQGGFGTVYKAHFSDGLAIAVKRMSKVSEQGEHEFCREIVLLARLHHRHLVALRGFCSEKRERFLMYEYMENGSLKDHLHSPNRTPLSWRTRIHIAIDVANALEYLHFYCDPPLCHRDIKSSNILLDDNFVAKVADFGLAQASKDGSICFEPVNTDIRGTPGYMDPEYVVTQELTEKSDVYSYGVLLLELVTARRAIQDNRNLVEWSQKYMESELSLPDLVDPSIRDSFDLDQLQTIVSIMRWCTQKEGCDRPSIKQVLRLLYESSDPMHSGFLAAVEDEEYEEAEGRGRTSKGKMHRTDMIFHSGDGRYLASSSSTSRSYCSRSFMLENGSPQSPPNILSV from the exons ATGGCTGCGTACGGACCTGGATTTCTTCTGGGTTTTCTTGCATTTCTGGGAATGCAGCTTCTCCCTCAAATAATGGCAG TATATACTTTTGCAGAATGCCCCTTAAATTTGAGTGGATCAAACGTTACTCAGGCAGCCTCTTTGTGCTCTAATAAAGAAGACAGAGGAAAGTGTTGCCGCTATATAAATGCTTTCATTGCAGTTTCTATTGCTCAGTATGCAAATGTGACAAGCAACTTGGGCGTTCCTTCAAATTTATCTGACATATGCCTCCATTCCATATCACAAACCTTAGTACTGTATGGAGTTCCCAGAAATGCAACAGCTTTCTGTGGGTTTGGGACAAAAATTCCAGTAAATTATGAGTGTAAGGGTCGAACAACTGTCACACAAATGCTGCAGTCTCCAAAGTTCTTTGATGTCATGGCAAATTGCAAAGTACCACTTTCTGAGGAAACTAAATGCAAGAAGTGTTTAAATTCTGGCATCGTATATCTTCATCGTCTATTAGGAACAGAAGATAATATAACTTTGAGTACCTGCCGTGATGCAACTTTTGCTGCATTGGCAAGCCAACTTGATGATGCTTCAGCTATTGACATGGCAAGCTGTTTCTTTCAAATCCAGGGGCTCAACAACATCCTACCAG AGCCATCGCCATCCTCCACCCCGAAGGCTTCTCCAAGTCCTTTTGTGGCTGCTAGCCCAGGCCAACACTTGTTGGGTCCACCCCAAAATGAAACACATCATTCCTACCACCTTACATTGGTTCCAGGTATTGGCATTGCAGTAACAGCTGTCGCTGTAATGATGCTTTTAGTCTTGATGGTTCTCATTCGTAAGAAAAACAGAGAGTTACTGGATTCTGAGAGTATGGatcaaaaatcatcaaaatccttTCACTCGCCTCGTCCTATGAGGAAATTTCAGGAAG GTCCTCCATCTATGTTTCGGAAATTCAGCTACAAGGAGATAAAGAAGGCGACTGAAAACTTCAACACAATTATTGGACAAGGGGGATTTGGAACTGTGTACAAAGCTCACTTTAGTGATGGTTTAGCAATAGCAGTTAAGCGAATGAGCAAAGTGTCAGAGCAGGGAGAACATGAGTTCTGCCGAGAGATAGTGCTTCTAGCCAGATTGCATCATCGTCATCTTGTTGCTCTGAGGGGCTTTTGCAGCGAGAAGCGTGAGAG GTTTCTCATGTATGAATACATGGAAAATGGTAGCTTGAAGGACCATCTTCACT CTCCAAATAGGACTCCTCTAAGTTGGCGGACTAGAATCCATATTGCCATTGACGTAGCTAACGCTCTG GAGTATCTCCATTTCTATTGTGATCCTCCTCTTTGCCATAGAGATATTAAGTCCAGCAATATCTTACTGGATGATAATTTTGTTGCCAAG GTTGCAGATTTTGGCCTTGCTCAGGCTTCAAAAGATGGTTCTATTTGCTTTGAACCAGTAAATACGGATATCCGGGGAACTCCAG GTTATATGGATCCGGAGTACGTGGTTACCCAAGAGCTGACGGAGAAAAGTGATGTATACAGCTATGGTGTGTTACTGTTGGAGCTAGTAACTGCAAGGCGAGCAATACAAGACAACAGGAATTTGGTAGAATGGTCACAAAAGTACATGGAATCTGAATTAAGCTTACCTGATCTGGTGGATCCCAGTATACGAGATTCATTTGATTTGGATCAGCTCCAAACGATTGTGTCTATCATGAGATGGTGCACCCAGAAAGAAGGCTGTGATAGGCCTTCAATCAAACAGGTGCTTAGGCTTTTGTACGAGAGTTCAGACCCAATGCATAGTGGGTTCCTAGCAGCCGTGGAAGATGAAGAGTACGAAGAGGcggaaggaagaggaaggacTAGTAAGGGGAAGATGCATAGGACTGACATGATTTTTCATAGCGGGGATGGGAGGTATCTCGCTTCTTCTTCGAGTACATCCAGGTCTTATTGTAGTAGAAGCTTCATGCTTGAAAATGGCTCGCCACAATCCCCTCCGAATATTCTCTCCGTTTGA
- the LOC103420101 gene encoding probable receptor-like protein kinase At1g49730 isoform X1: protein MAAYGPGFLLGFLAFLGMQLLPQIMAVYTFAECPLNLSGSNVTQAASLCSNKEDRGKCCRYINAFIAVSIAQYANVTSNLGVPSNLSDICLHSISQTLVLYGVPRNATAFCGFGTKIPVNYECKGRTTVTQMLQSPKFFDVMANCKVPLSEETKCKKCLNSGIVYLHRLLGTEDNITLSTCRDATFAALASQLDDASAIDMASCFFQIQGLNNILPVSEPSPSSTPKASPSPFVAASPGQHLLGPPQNETHHSYHLTLVPGIGIAVTAVAVMMLLVLMVLIRKKNRELLDSESMDQKSSKSFHSPRPMRKFQEGPPSMFRKFSYKEIKKATENFNTIIGQGGFGTVYKAHFSDGLAIAVKRMSKVSEQGEHEFCREIVLLARLHHRHLVALRGFCSEKRERFLMYEYMENGSLKDHLHSPNRTPLSWRTRIHIAIDVANALEYLHFYCDPPLCHRDIKSSNILLDDNFVAKVADFGLAQASKDGSICFEPVNTDIRGTPGYMDPEYVVTQELTEKSDVYSYGVLLLELVTARRAIQDNRNLVEWSQKYMESELSLPDLVDPSIRDSFDLDQLQTIVSIMRWCTQKEGCDRPSIKQVLRLLYESSDPMHSGFLAAVEDEEYEEAEGRGRTSKGKMHRTDMIFHSGDGRYLASSSSTSRSYCSRSFMLENGSPQSPPNILSV, encoded by the exons ATGGCTGCGTACGGACCTGGATTTCTTCTGGGTTTTCTTGCATTTCTGGGAATGCAGCTTCTCCCTCAAATAATGGCAG TATATACTTTTGCAGAATGCCCCTTAAATTTGAGTGGATCAAACGTTACTCAGGCAGCCTCTTTGTGCTCTAATAAAGAAGACAGAGGAAAGTGTTGCCGCTATATAAATGCTTTCATTGCAGTTTCTATTGCTCAGTATGCAAATGTGACAAGCAACTTGGGCGTTCCTTCAAATTTATCTGACATATGCCTCCATTCCATATCACAAACCTTAGTACTGTATGGAGTTCCCAGAAATGCAACAGCTTTCTGTGGGTTTGGGACAAAAATTCCAGTAAATTATGAGTGTAAGGGTCGAACAACTGTCACACAAATGCTGCAGTCTCCAAAGTTCTTTGATGTCATGGCAAATTGCAAAGTACCACTTTCTGAGGAAACTAAATGCAAGAAGTGTTTAAATTCTGGCATCGTATATCTTCATCGTCTATTAGGAACAGAAGATAATATAACTTTGAGTACCTGCCGTGATGCAACTTTTGCTGCATTGGCAAGCCAACTTGATGATGCTTCAGCTATTGACATGGCAAGCTGTTTCTTTCAAATCCAGGGGCTCAACAACATCCTACCAG TTTCAGAGCCATCGCCATCCTCCACCCCGAAGGCTTCTCCAAGTCCTTTTGTGGCTGCTAGCCCAGGCCAACACTTGTTGGGTCCACCCCAAAATGAAACACATCATTCCTACCACCTTACATTGGTTCCAGGTATTGGCATTGCAGTAACAGCTGTCGCTGTAATGATGCTTTTAGTCTTGATGGTTCTCATTCGTAAGAAAAACAGAGAGTTACTGGATTCTGAGAGTATGGatcaaaaatcatcaaaatccttTCACTCGCCTCGTCCTATGAGGAAATTTCAGGAAG GTCCTCCATCTATGTTTCGGAAATTCAGCTACAAGGAGATAAAGAAGGCGACTGAAAACTTCAACACAATTATTGGACAAGGGGGATTTGGAACTGTGTACAAAGCTCACTTTAGTGATGGTTTAGCAATAGCAGTTAAGCGAATGAGCAAAGTGTCAGAGCAGGGAGAACATGAGTTCTGCCGAGAGATAGTGCTTCTAGCCAGATTGCATCATCGTCATCTTGTTGCTCTGAGGGGCTTTTGCAGCGAGAAGCGTGAGAG GTTTCTCATGTATGAATACATGGAAAATGGTAGCTTGAAGGACCATCTTCACT CTCCAAATAGGACTCCTCTAAGTTGGCGGACTAGAATCCATATTGCCATTGACGTAGCTAACGCTCTG GAGTATCTCCATTTCTATTGTGATCCTCCTCTTTGCCATAGAGATATTAAGTCCAGCAATATCTTACTGGATGATAATTTTGTTGCCAAG GTTGCAGATTTTGGCCTTGCTCAGGCTTCAAAAGATGGTTCTATTTGCTTTGAACCAGTAAATACGGATATCCGGGGAACTCCAG GTTATATGGATCCGGAGTACGTGGTTACCCAAGAGCTGACGGAGAAAAGTGATGTATACAGCTATGGTGTGTTACTGTTGGAGCTAGTAACTGCAAGGCGAGCAATACAAGACAACAGGAATTTGGTAGAATGGTCACAAAAGTACATGGAATCTGAATTAAGCTTACCTGATCTGGTGGATCCCAGTATACGAGATTCATTTGATTTGGATCAGCTCCAAACGATTGTGTCTATCATGAGATGGTGCACCCAGAAAGAAGGCTGTGATAGGCCTTCAATCAAACAGGTGCTTAGGCTTTTGTACGAGAGTTCAGACCCAATGCATAGTGGGTTCCTAGCAGCCGTGGAAGATGAAGAGTACGAAGAGGcggaaggaagaggaaggacTAGTAAGGGGAAGATGCATAGGACTGACATGATTTTTCATAGCGGGGATGGGAGGTATCTCGCTTCTTCTTCGAGTACATCCAGGTCTTATTGTAGTAGAAGCTTCATGCTTGAAAATGGCTCGCCACAATCCCCTCCGAATATTCTCTCCGTTTGA